The Montipora foliosa isolate CH-2021 chromosome 1, ASM3666993v2, whole genome shotgun sequence genome has a window encoding:
- the LOC137973774 gene encoding uncharacterized protein: MAEMKETSHKFGLEDEEETTTKLITWSTSSTQLLISLRRENDSLFTKGKIRKNVAWARVAEKFNSTSSVKVTGEQCSNKWKKLEDKFKKTQEHNSRTGNDRKECEFQEELTDFFRYDPKVVPTSTVSSMAASGGTDSADSSEEDEPEQLPRKRDQPAKKKKRRRSKSSASEMIEFLREFKEEKRKEEQEKISIAESNRGAMLQ; this comes from the exons atggctgaaatgAAAGAAACATCGCACAAGTTTG GACTCGAGGATGAAGAAGAAACAACCACAAAGCTCATAACATGGTCGACAAGCAGTACTCAACTTTTGATTTCACTCCGACGAGAAAACGACAGCCtgtttacaaaaggaaaaataagaaaGAACGTCGCGTGGGCGAGAGTGGcagaaaaatttaattcaacaaGCAGTGTCAAAGTAACCGGGGAGCAATGCTCCAATAAATGGAAGAAGTTAgaagacaagtttaaaaaaactcaGGAGCACAACAGTCGGACGGGGAACGACAGAAAAGAATGTGAATTTCAAGAAGAACTGACAGACTTTTTCAGATACGATCCCAAAGTTGTCCCCACCTCAACAGTTTCCTCGATGGCAGCTTCTGGTGGCACAGACTCTGCCGACAGTTCGGAGGAAGACGAGCCAGAGCAATTGCCTCGGAAAAGAGACCAGCcagcgaaaaagaaaaaacgacgAAGGTCAAAATCATCCGCGTCGGAGATGATTGAATTTTTGAGAGagtttaaagaagaaaaacgtaaAGAGGAGCAAGAAAAAATTTCCATTGCTGAAAGTAACCGGGGAGCAATGCTCCAATAA